In Mesorhizobium sp., one DNA window encodes the following:
- a CDS encoding MBL fold metallo-hydrolase, whose amino-acid sequence MHRNPTLQFLGAAGTVTGSRYLIETGGQRVLIDCGLFQGYKQLRDRNRAAFPVPPETIDTVLLTHAHLDHSGYIPALVRDGFRGKVICTPATAELCSLLLPDSGHLQEEEARYARRKGFSKHLNPEPLYTLEDAEASLRHIATKDFDKEFEVGRGIRARFLHAGHLLGAAQISVHIAGRTVHFSGDLGRPQDPLMRPPLPLQEADILVCESTYGNRKHPRIDAEAELAPVIRRVAGRGGVIVIPAFAVGRAQGILLQIARLEQRGDIPAVPVFLNSPMAIDATDIYHRFHDEHHVSLEECRAMYSIATLVRSVEESKALNLRRGPMIIVSASGMLTGGRVLHHVQAFGSDARNAILLSGFQAGGTRGAALAAGADHLRMFGQEVPIRAEVVQLQSFSGHADADEILDWMGGARRKPAMTYLTHGEPDSADTLRGRINRELKWEARVPEHLERIDLERPA is encoded by the coding sequence ATGCACCGAAACCCCACTCTTCAATTCCTCGGCGCCGCCGGAACCGTAACCGGATCGCGCTACCTGATCGAAACGGGCGGACAGAGAGTCCTGATCGATTGCGGCCTCTTCCAGGGCTACAAGCAGTTGCGCGATCGCAATCGCGCGGCGTTCCCGGTGCCGCCCGAGACGATCGACACCGTACTCCTGACCCACGCGCATCTTGATCACTCGGGCTATATCCCCGCGCTCGTGCGCGACGGCTTTCGCGGCAAGGTGATCTGCACTCCCGCGACCGCGGAACTCTGCTCTCTGTTGCTGCCCGACAGCGGCCACCTCCAGGAAGAAGAGGCCCGGTATGCCAGGCGGAAAGGCTTCTCCAAGCACCTCAATCCTGAGCCGCTCTACACGCTCGAAGACGCTGAGGCTTCGCTCAGGCATATCGCGACGAAGGACTTCGACAAGGAATTCGAAGTCGGCCGCGGCATTCGCGCGCGCTTCCTCCACGCGGGGCATCTGCTTGGCGCCGCACAGATCAGCGTCCATATTGCCGGACGAACCGTGCATTTCAGCGGCGACCTGGGACGCCCGCAAGATCCGCTGATGCGACCGCCCCTGCCCTTGCAGGAAGCCGACATACTCGTCTGCGAATCCACCTACGGCAACCGCAAGCACCCGCGCATCGATGCGGAAGCGGAGCTAGCGCCGGTGATCCGGCGTGTCGCCGGCCGGGGCGGAGTGATCGTCATACCGGCATTCGCCGTCGGCCGCGCTCAAGGCATCCTGCTGCAGATCGCGCGCCTTGAGCAGCGCGGCGACATCCCGGCCGTTCCGGTCTTCCTCAACAGCCCGATGGCGATCGACGCGACGGATATCTACCACCGCTTCCACGACGAGCACCATGTCAGCCTGGAAGAGTGCCGGGCGATGTATTCCATCGCGACGCTGGTGCGATCGGTGGAGGAATCGAAGGCCCTGAACCTTCGGCGCGGGCCGATGATCATCGTGTCGGCCAGCGGAATGCTCACCGGCGGACGTGTTCTGCACCACGTGCAGGCCTTCGGATCGGATGCGCGCAACGCGATCCTGCTCTCCGGCTTCCAGGCCGGTGGCACGCGCGGAGCTGCCCTGGCCGCTGGCGCCGACCATCTGCGGATGTTCGGGCAGGAGGTGCCGATCCGCGCGGAGGTCGTCCAGCTGCAGAGCTTCTCCGGTCACGCGGACGCCGACGAAATCCTCGACTGGATGGGCGGTGCCCGCCGCAAGCCGGCTATGACCTATCTCACCCACGGCGAGCCGGACTCCGCTGATACGCTGCGCGGGCGCATCAACCGCGAACTCAAATGGGAGGCGCGCGTCCCCGAGCACCTCGAGCGGATCGACCTGGAGAGGCCGGCATGA